From Domibacillus sp. DTU_2020_1001157_1_SI_ALB_TIR_016, a single genomic window includes:
- a CDS encoding alpha/beta-type small acid-soluble spore protein gives MANNNRQQLLVPGAEQVLEQFKYEIASEFGITLGADTTSRANGSTGGEITKRLVRLAQQELQG, from the coding sequence ATGGCAAACAATAACCGGCAGCAGCTTCTTGTCCCTGGGGCAGAACAAGTTTTGGAACAATTTAAATACGAAATTGCCAGCGAATTTGGTATCACGCTTGGAGCAGATACTACTTCGCGGGCAAACGGCTCAACAGGCGGCGAAATCACGAAACGACTAGTCCGCCTTGCTCAGCAAGAACTTCAAGGCTAA
- a CDS encoding alkaline phosphatase family protein, with the protein MKKLLLLAAGLSICLNPFAAQAKTGTQSKDQDVIVISFDGMRQDLTEKYIKEGDLPNMETLIEKGVWAKKPETIVPSLTAPSHAALSTGATPDKTGIVSNQFHDPEKKFNNKDDAFHTTIRVSPIWSEASRQGKTTATVAFPGANPETKNQTADYSVFYGDTWAKASLNELSFKEALGWKGAPKSFSPPQEAALPLKLKRAKNRTLFVLAVDTTDDRRVNYDQFTVSEDKQINAEDGRAKRDEWGTVPLTMDKGEHAGFTFKVKGETTDLTEPVPFFKTAVTSGLFSGPAGFEAGITEQFGFFPVESEDDALKKKWITREEYEQISARFDTWITDVSLYIKNTYKPDALFFYGPQIDHEEHKYTLTDPRQPGYTKKKADRYEAYIKWAYQLADDTVGKTVEAMDDNDHLFVVSDHGMEAAHTMLEPNAVLKKAGLLRTNEDGTIDYSKTKAYAVPSGSAAHVYINAKATEKKGIVEKHEFDDVKRQAIDAFKTAEIKQKNRNNMLELGFEAVLSGKEKEELSKLPEASMKGIWEAGLKETIHPYETVLSSKDTEKKPLGHAHAGDILLIGAPGYMMANGTSRFSKPSVELGTHGGNSTKQDLRPVFMATGPSFKEGGTIGKVSTLDLAPNVYNLLGIKAPSFVEGEVKSALWKKKEE; encoded by the coding sequence ATGAAGAAGTTGTTGCTGTTAGCGGCCGGGCTGTCGATTTGCCTGAATCCTTTTGCGGCTCAGGCAAAAACAGGGACCCAATCAAAAGACCAGGATGTCATCGTGATCTCCTTTGATGGCATGCGTCAGGATTTAACGGAAAAATACATAAAAGAAGGCGACCTGCCAAATATGGAGACGCTGATTGAAAAAGGAGTGTGGGCAAAGAAGCCGGAAACGATTGTGCCGTCCTTAACAGCCCCATCTCATGCCGCTCTCTCAACAGGTGCTACTCCGGATAAAACAGGCATTGTCAGCAATCAGTTCCACGATCCGGAAAAAAAGTTCAATAATAAAGACGATGCTTTTCATACAACCATTCGTGTATCCCCGATCTGGAGCGAAGCAAGCCGGCAGGGAAAAACAACCGCGACCGTCGCATTTCCAGGAGCCAATCCAGAAACGAAAAACCAGACGGCGGATTACTCTGTTTTCTATGGGGACACATGGGCAAAAGCCAGCTTAAACGAGCTTTCGTTCAAGGAGGCACTGGGCTGGAAAGGGGCACCAAAAAGTTTTAGTCCGCCGCAGGAAGCTGCCCTGCCGCTGAAGCTAAAAAGGGCTAAAAACCGAACATTGTTTGTTCTCGCAGTCGATACAACGGATGACAGGCGTGTAAACTACGATCAGTTTACCGTTTCTGAGGACAAGCAGATAAACGCAGAAGACGGACGTGCAAAGCGCGATGAATGGGGCACAGTCCCACTGACAATGGACAAAGGGGAGCATGCCGGCTTTACCTTCAAGGTAAAAGGAGAAACAACGGATTTAACGGAGCCGGTACCGTTTTTTAAAACAGCCGTTACATCCGGCTTGTTCAGCGGACCGGCCGGATTTGAAGCCGGCATTACAGAGCAATTTGGCTTTTTTCCCGTTGAGTCTGAGGATGATGCGTTGAAGAAAAAATGGATTACCCGCGAAGAATATGAGCAAATCAGTGCCCGGTTCGATACATGGATCACAGATGTGTCTCTTTATATAAAGAACACGTATAAGCCTGATGCACTGTTTTTTTATGGTCCCCAGATTGATCATGAGGAGCATAAATATACGCTGACGGATCCGCGCCAGCCGGGCTATACGAAGAAAAAAGCAGACCGTTATGAAGCGTATATCAAATGGGCATATCAGCTGGCAGATGATACAGTCGGCAAAACAGTGGAAGCCATGGATGACAATGACCATTTATTTGTCGTATCAGATCATGGAATGGAAGCGGCACACACGATGCTTGAGCCGAATGCCGTACTGAAGAAAGCGGGCCTTCTTAGGACAAACGAAGACGGTACGATTGATTACTCCAAAACGAAAGCATATGCCGTACCGAGCGGCTCAGCCGCCCATGTATATATTAATGCCAAAGCAACCGAGAAAAAAGGCATTGTAGAAAAACATGAGTTTGACGATGTGAAGCGCCAGGCCATCGACGCATTCAAGACAGCAGAAATAAAGCAGAAAAACCGAAATAATATGCTAGAGCTCGGCTTTGAAGCTGTTCTTTCCGGCAAAGAAAAAGAAGAGCTGTCAAAGCTGCCGGAAGCAAGTATGAAAGGAATATGGGAAGCGGGCTTAAAAGAAACGATTCATCCATATGAAACGGTTCTGTCGTCTAAGGATACGGAGAAAAAGCCGCTTGGCCATGCTCATGCTGGAGATATTTTGTTGATTGGTGCACCGGGATACATGATGGCAAACGGTACGAGCCGTTTCAGCAAGCCATCAGTTGAATTAGGCACCCACGGTGGAAACTCGACCAAACAGGATTTGCGCCCCGTCTTTATGGCAACAGGGCCTTCATTTAAAGAAGGAGGCACGATTGGGAAAGTATCCACGCTCGATCTGGCTCCGAATGTGTATAACCTGCTTGGCATTAAAG
- the cysI gene encoding assimilatory sulfite reductase (NADPH) hemoprotein subunit has translation MSKTVNDLHQLRAPEGPPSDVEGIKERSNLLRGTLAEVMQDRISAGIPEDDNRLMKHHGSYLQDDRDLRTERQKQKLEPAYQFMLRVRLPGGVATSSQWLMMDTLAHKYGNGTLKLTTRETFQIHGILKWNMKQTIQDIHSTMMDTIAACGDVNRNVMATSNPYQSEVHTEVHALAKQLSDDLLPKSRAYHEIWLGEEKVAGTPETEEVEPMYGPLYLPRKFKIGIAVPPSNDIDVFSQDLGFIAIVENNQLIGFNVTIGGGMGMSHGDTQTYPQLGKVIGFVTPDKVVDLAEKVITIQRDYGNRSVRKYARFKYTVDRLGLENVKAELERRLGWTLDEARDFHFDHNGDRYGWQKGVKGKWHFTMFVEGGRIVDYPEYQLMTGIREIAKVHKGDFRLTSNQNLIIGNVSAQNKKKIEALIDQYGLTEGRHHSAIRRSALACVALPTCGLAMAEAERYLPGLMDKIDEIIDENGLRDKEITIRMTGCPNGCARHALGEIGFIGKAVGKYNMYLGAAHDGSRLSKMYRENIGEEEILKELRVVLSRYANERQEGEHFGDFVIRAGIVEATTDGTNFHNL, from the coding sequence ATGAGCAAAACGGTAAATGACCTTCACCAGCTGCGCGCACCAGAAGGCCCGCCAAGTGATGTAGAAGGCATTAAAGAAAGAAGTAATTTATTGCGCGGCACACTTGCAGAAGTGATGCAGGACCGCATCTCAGCCGGTATTCCAGAAGATGACAACCGCTTGATGAAACACCACGGCAGCTACTTGCAGGATGACCGTGACCTGCGCACAGAACGCCAAAAACAAAAATTAGAGCCGGCATATCAATTCATGCTGCGCGTGCGCCTTCCGGGCGGTGTAGCAACATCAAGCCAGTGGCTGATGATGGATACTCTGGCGCATAAATACGGAAACGGCACCCTAAAACTAACAACACGTGAAACGTTCCAGATCCACGGGATTTTAAAATGGAACATGAAGCAGACGATTCAAGACATTCATTCAACGATGATGGATACAATTGCGGCATGCGGAGACGTAAACCGGAACGTTATGGCTACGTCGAATCCATACCAATCGGAAGTTCACACAGAAGTTCACGCACTGGCAAAACAGCTGAGTGATGACCTACTTCCAAAGTCACGTGCTTATCATGAAATTTGGCTCGGGGAAGAAAAAGTAGCCGGCACGCCGGAAACGGAAGAAGTAGAACCAATGTATGGTCCGCTTTACTTGCCGCGTAAGTTTAAAATCGGGATCGCGGTACCGCCTTCTAACGATATTGATGTGTTTTCACAGGATCTTGGCTTTATCGCCATCGTTGAAAACAACCAGCTGATTGGCTTTAATGTAACAATCGGCGGCGGTATGGGGATGAGCCATGGTGATACACAAACATATCCGCAGCTCGGAAAAGTAATTGGCTTTGTAACACCTGATAAAGTTGTTGATCTTGCGGAAAAAGTTATTACGATTCAGCGCGACTACGGAAACCGTTCTGTTCGTAAATATGCCCGTTTTAAATATACAGTTGACCGTCTTGGGCTCGAAAACGTAAAAGCAGAGCTTGAGCGCCGCCTGGGCTGGACGCTTGACGAAGCACGCGATTTCCATTTTGACCATAATGGTGACCGGTACGGCTGGCAAAAAGGCGTAAAAGGCAAATGGCATTTTACAATGTTTGTTGAAGGCGGCCGGATTGTGGATTACCCTGAATATCAATTGATGACGGGTATTCGGGAAATTGCAAAAGTACACAAAGGTGATTTCCGCCTCACATCCAATCAAAACTTGATCATTGGCAATGTGTCTGCCCAAAACAAGAAAAAAATTGAGGCGCTCATCGACCAATATGGATTAACAGAAGGACGCCACCATTCAGCGATCCGTCGCAGCGCACTTGCCTGCGTAGCCCTGCCGACATGCGGTCTTGCGATGGCAGAAGCTGAGCGCTACCTGCCGGGCTTAATGGATAAAATTGATGAAATCATCGATGAAAACGGCCTCCGCGACAAAGAAATTACGATTCGTATGACTGGATGCCCGAATGGCTGCGCCCGCCACGCGCTTGGCGAAATCGGCTTTATCGGAAAAGCGGTTGGCAAATACAACATGTACTTGGGCGCTGCGCATGACGGCAGCCGCTTAAGTAAAATGTACCGTGAAAACATTGGAGAAGAAGAAATCTTAAAAGAACTGCGCGTCGTTCTTTCCCGCTATGCAAATGAGCGCCAGGAAGGCGAGCACTTCGGTGACTTCGTCATTCGTGCTGGTATCGTTGAAGCAACGACGGACGGAACGAATTTCCATAATTTATAA
- a CDS encoding assimilatory sulfite reductase (NADPH) flavoprotein subunit — MQLQVTNSPFNEEQAELLNRLLPTLTEGQKVWLGGFLAASPSGVVSAAPAPAAAEAAVPVQAAAAPAVSKDVTILYGSQTGNAQRLAQKAGQTLESNGFNVTVSAMSDFKPNNLKKVQNLLIVASTHGEGDPPDNAITFHEFLHGKRAPKLDDLQFSVLSLGDSSYEFFCQTGKEFDQRLEELGGKRIVPRVDCDLDFDEPAAEWIDSVVKSLSEASAPAAAQTAPAAAGAQVTESEYSRTNPFRAEILESINLNGRGSNKETRHIELSLEGSGLTYKPGDALGVYPENDPKLVDELIAAFGWNRDETVTINKQGDVLSLRNALLTYYEITVLTKPLLEKIAQLTGVDELHDLIGDSEKVKAYIHGRDLLDVVQQFGPFGVSPQDFVNVLRKMPARLYSIASSLEANPDEVHLTIGAVRYNANGRDRSGVCSILCAERLEPGDTLPVYIQHNDNFKLPENPETPVIMIGPGTGVAPFRAFMQEREESGADGKAWMFFGDQHFVTDFLYQTEWQKWLADGVLTKMDVAFSRDTAEKVYVQHRMQENSKELFEWLQQGAAVYVCGDEKNMAHDVHQTLIDIVEKEGSMSREQAEKYVADMQQQKRYQRDVY; from the coding sequence TACAGAAGGGCAAAAGGTATGGCTGGGTGGATTTTTAGCCGCTTCTCCGTCTGGAGTTGTTTCAGCGGCACCTGCTCCAGCTGCGGCTGAAGCAGCAGTACCCGTTCAAGCGGCAGCTGCTCCAGCTGTGTCGAAAGATGTAACTATTTTATACGGTTCTCAAACGGGTAATGCACAGCGTTTAGCCCAAAAAGCCGGCCAAACGCTCGAATCAAACGGATTTAACGTCACGGTTTCGGCAATGAGTGACTTTAAGCCAAATAATCTGAAAAAAGTACAAAATTTGCTGATTGTAGCCAGCACACATGGAGAAGGCGATCCGCCGGATAATGCCATTACATTCCATGAATTTCTTCATGGCAAGCGTGCGCCAAAACTGGATGATCTTCAATTTTCTGTTCTGTCTCTTGGCGACAGCTCGTATGAATTTTTCTGCCAGACAGGAAAAGAGTTTGACCAGCGTTTAGAAGAGCTTGGCGGTAAGCGTATTGTACCGCGCGTTGATTGTGATCTTGACTTCGACGAGCCGGCAGCAGAGTGGATTGACAGTGTCGTAAAAAGCTTGTCCGAGGCATCGGCACCGGCAGCAGCACAAACAGCACCGGCAGCAGCAGGTGCACAAGTGACAGAATCTGAGTACTCAAGAACAAATCCATTTCGTGCGGAAATCCTTGAAAGCATTAATTTGAACGGACGCGGTTCAAACAAAGAAACACGTCACATTGAGCTTTCGCTTGAAGGATCAGGTCTTACGTACAAACCGGGTGATGCGCTTGGCGTTTATCCAGAAAACGATCCGAAGCTGGTTGATGAACTGATTGCGGCATTTGGCTGGAATCGGGATGAAACAGTGACGATTAATAAACAAGGCGATGTCCTTTCATTACGCAATGCGCTTTTAACATATTATGAAATAACAGTATTAACAAAACCATTGCTGGAAAAAATCGCTCAGTTAACGGGCGTAGATGAACTTCATGACTTAATCGGCGATAGCGAGAAAGTGAAAGCCTACATACACGGCCGCGACCTGCTTGATGTAGTACAGCAATTTGGACCATTTGGCGTTTCACCTCAGGATTTTGTGAATGTACTTCGGAAAATGCCGGCTCGTCTTTACTCGATCGCCAGCAGCTTAGAAGCGAATCCTGATGAAGTGCATTTGACAATTGGTGCGGTCCGCTATAATGCAAATGGCCGTGACCGAAGTGGTGTTTGCTCGATTCTTTGTGCCGAGCGTTTAGAGCCAGGCGATACATTACCGGTTTACATTCAGCATAACGACAACTTCAAGCTGCCGGAAAATCCGGAAACACCGGTTATTATGATCGGACCAGGAACAGGCGTAGCTCCATTCCGCGCGTTTATGCAGGAGCGCGAAGAGTCAGGTGCTGACGGAAAAGCATGGATGTTCTTTGGAGACCAGCATTTCGTAACCGACTTCCTGTACCAGACTGAATGGCAGAAGTGGCTGGCAGACGGCGTGCTGACAAAAATGGATGTGGCATTTTCACGCGATACAGCTGAAAAAGTATATGTACAGCACCGGATGCAGGAAAACAGCAAAGAATTGTTCGAATGGCTTCAACAAGGCGCTGCCGTTTACGTATGCGGCGACGAGAAAAATATGGCTCACGATGTACACCAGACATTGATTGATATTGTAGAAAAAGAAGGCAGCATGAGCCGCGAGCAGGCAGAGAAATATGTAGCCGATATGCAGCAGCAAAAACGCTACCAGCGCGACGTATATTAA
- a CDS encoding HPr family phosphocarrier protein, with protein sequence MFVKTVYIRSFTPKTAVPLVHLASQFVSDIYLQYQNRHVNVKSIMGVLALGSPNGEMTLTAKGIDEYEAIKAIGAALEQTEIRPVS encoded by the coding sequence ATGTTTGTCAAAACTGTTTACATAAGAAGCTTTACCCCGAAAACCGCTGTTCCGCTTGTTCATTTAGCCAGCCAGTTCGTATCCGATATTTATCTTCAGTATCAAAACCGGCACGTTAATGTGAAATCGATTATGGGGGTGCTGGCACTTGGTTCACCCAATGGGGAAATGACACTTACAGCTAAAGGAATCGATGAATACGAGGCCATTAAAGCCATCGGAGCTGCACTTGAACAAACAGAAATACGCCCCGTTTCATAG
- the msrA gene encoding peptide-methionine (S)-S-oxide reductase MsrA, protein MHTIAEIEANWQAHMSNRQTATFGMGCFWSPDARFGALPGVIRTKTGFAGGTTSDPVYRQMGDHTETVQIEFDPDILSFEEILHIFWANHTSTNRTEYKDRQYMSLLFYHNDEQRQAIEQVKRELETKRNEQIETEIQPFSVFTLAEERHQKYHLKRFKRAAEKLASVFTTPASFTDSTLTARLNGFVREYTTLPRIEEEIHSWAISDSAKEELSAFIRGLRW, encoded by the coding sequence ATGCATACCATTGCAGAAATTGAAGCAAACTGGCAGGCGCACATGTCAAACCGTCAAACCGCTACATTTGGCATGGGCTGTTTTTGGAGCCCGGACGCTCGTTTTGGTGCCCTGCCCGGTGTGATTCGCACAAAAACCGGCTTTGCAGGTGGCACAACAAGTGATCCGGTCTACCGGCAAATGGGAGACCACACGGAGACGGTACAGATTGAATTTGATCCGGATATCCTTTCTTTTGAAGAAATTCTTCATATCTTTTGGGCGAATCATACGTCAACAAACCGGACAGAATACAAAGACCGCCAGTACATGTCGCTTCTTTTTTATCACAATGATGAACAGAGGCAGGCCATTGAACAGGTCAAGCGTGAGCTTGAAACGAAAAGAAATGAGCAGATTGAAACAGAGATTCAGCCGTTTTCCGTCTTTACCCTTGCAGAAGAACGGCATCAAAAGTATCATTTAAAACGGTTTAAGCGGGCAGCGGAAAAACTCGCCTCTGTATTTACGACACCCGCTTCTTTTACCGATTCAACTTTGACCGCCCGCCTTAATGGATTTGTAAGAGAATATACTACTTTGCCCCGGATTGAAGAAGAAATCCATTCATGGGCCATTTCTGATTCAGCCAAGGAGGAGCTCTCTGCTTTTATCCGCGGGCTCCGCTGGTAA